A single window of Gossypium arboreum isolate Shixiya-1 chromosome 13, ASM2569848v2, whole genome shotgun sequence DNA harbors:
- the LOC108484389 gene encoding 40S ribosomal protein S29-like, translating into MGHSNIWNSHPKTYGPGSRACRVCGNPHAIIRKYGLMCCRQCFRSNAKEIGFIKYR; encoded by the exons ATGGGTCACTCAAACATCTGGAATTCTCACCCTAAGACATACGGGCCTGGCTCTCGCGCCTG TCGCGTGTGTGGAAACCCCCATGCCATCATAAGGAAGTATGGGCTCATGTGTTGCAGACAGTGCTTCCGTAGCAATGCCAAGGAAATTGGATTCATTAAG TACCGTTGA
- the LOC108484316 gene encoding uncharacterized protein LOC108484316, producing MSGSLRRFAAITRLSLKQPFADLADPINRIHPFLKNRTKTQAREYVRFPNVVRKVREYEISSSLFSSSFSSSSSSSMASFGKLGFVGWYLGMVKSWPVLTKSVTSSAIYVAADLSSQTISKSSSEPYDLVRTSRMAGYGLLILGPSLHLWFNLMSKLFPKRDLISTLKKMAMGQLLYGPTMTVVFFSLNARLQGESGDEIISRLKRDLLPTMLNGIMYWPFCDFITFRFIPVHLQPLVSNSFSYLWTVYMTYMASLEKPVSILPAE from the exons ATGAGCGGTTCTTTGCGTAGGTTCGCTGCCATCACCCGCCTGTCACTGAAGCAACCGTTCGCCGACTTGGCTGACCCGATCAACAGAATCCACCCGTTTCTAAAGAACCGAACCAAGACCCAAGCCAGGGAGTATGTTCGGTTCCCAAATGTTGTACGGAAAGTAAGAGAATATGAGATCTCCTCCTCCCTTTTCAGTTCTTcgttttcttcttcctcttcgtCTTCAATGGCGTCGTTTGGGAAGCTGGGTTTTGTTGGGTGGTATTTAGGAATGGTGAAGTCGTGGCCCGTTTTAACCAAGAGCGTTACTTCATCGGCTATTTATGTAGCTGCTGATTTGTCTTCTCAG ACGATTTCGAAGTCATCTTCGGAACCTTACGATTTGGTGAGGACTTCGCGTATGGCGGGATACGGGTTGTTAATATTAGGACCATCACTGCATCTTTGGTTCAACTTGATGTCGAAACTCTTTCCTAAGAGAGATTTGATCAGTACTTTGAAGAAAATGGCCATGGGGCAACTACTTTACGGACCTACCATGACTGTTGTTTTCTTCTCCTTGAATGCTCGTCTACAAG GTGAAAGCGGTGATGAAATTATTTCCAGATTAAAGCGTGACTTACTTCCTACGATGTTAAATGGTATAATGTACTGGCCCTTTTGCGACTTCATCACTTTCAGGTTCATCCCGGTTCATTTGCAG CCGTTGGTGAGCAATTCGTTCTCATATTTATGGACTGTCTATATGACATACATGGCAAGTCTAGAGAAACCGGTGTCAATATTACCTGCTGAGTGA